The following are encoded in a window of Staphylospora marina genomic DNA:
- a CDS encoding class D sortase, with protein MIRKIAWLLIAIGVVMFGYNALEWWGQASIAIIDPKTAVAISDQWDDTTPLPMLEEGIKQNLPEAKRGEKVGEVILPRMGAILPIVRGTDEKSLKKGVGLYEGHGTVKPGETGHVVLSGHRDTVFRGLDKLKPGDKIFVKYGTKLFTYQFRKSWITHPDDRTVIVPHEQPVLSLTTCYPFDYVGDAPERYIIRAELVKAEDARD; from the coding sequence ATGATCCGGAAAATCGCCTGGCTCCTGATCGCGATCGGAGTCGTGATGTTCGGCTACAATGCCCTGGAATGGTGGGGACAGGCCAGCATCGCCATCATCGACCCCAAAACGGCCGTGGCCATTTCGGACCAATGGGATGACACCACCCCTCTCCCCATGTTGGAAGAAGGGATCAAGCAAAACCTGCCCGAAGCGAAACGCGGCGAAAAAGTGGGAGAAGTGATCCTGCCCCGCATGGGCGCCATTCTTCCCATCGTGCGCGGCACGGATGAAAAATCGCTCAAAAAAGGCGTCGGCCTCTACGAAGGACACGGAACGGTCAAGCCGGGAGAAACCGGACACGTGGTTCTGTCCGGCCATCGCGACACCGTGTTCCGGGGACTCGACAAGCTGAAACCCGGGGACAAAATCTTCGTCAAGTACGGAACGAAACTGTTCACCTACCAATTCCGCAAATCCTGGATCACTCATCCGGATGACCGGACGGTGATCGTTCCCCATGAACAACCGGTGTTGTCCCTGACCACCTGCTATCCGTTCGACTATGTCGGGGACGCTCCGGAACGGTACATCATCCGGGCGGAACTGGTCAAAGCGGAAGACGCCCGGGACTGA
- a CDS encoding ABC transporter ATP-binding protein: MIEVNNLVKEFRIRRSGSGVIGAFRALFSGDAEVKRAVSGISFRIGRGECVGYIGPNGAGKSTTIKMLAGILHPTSGTVRIQGLDPQRDRRKLARLFGIVFGQRTQLWWDLPLRDSYEILRRMYKVDEPSYKRFLEKYDALLGIGEFLETPVRKLSLGQRMRADLAASLLHDPPVLLLDEPTIGLDVVAKKRIREFLRETRERDKRTILLTTHDMDDIEALCERVIVIHHGTILLDGKMEELRAMIGLPSAVRADFRMPPSVKSLASAEKVEVTDHRVTVWYDRAKIPAPRILKAVGQWGEIVDIRMEEPDIEEIIRRIYQQEAGSIR, from the coding sequence ATGATCGAAGTGAACAACCTCGTCAAGGAATTCCGGATCCGCCGGTCCGGAAGCGGGGTGATCGGGGCGTTTCGCGCGCTGTTTTCCGGGGATGCGGAAGTGAAACGGGCGGTCAGCGGCATTTCTTTTCGCATCGGACGGGGGGAATGTGTCGGATACATCGGTCCCAATGGCGCCGGCAAATCGACCACGATCAAGATGTTGGCCGGCATTCTGCATCCCACGTCGGGAACGGTTCGCATTCAGGGACTCGATCCGCAAAGAGACCGCCGCAAGTTGGCGCGATTGTTCGGAATCGTGTTCGGCCAGCGCACGCAGCTGTGGTGGGATCTGCCTCTCCGCGATTCCTACGAAATTCTTCGCCGGATGTACAAGGTGGATGAGCCGTCGTACAAAAGATTTCTGGAGAAATACGATGCATTGCTGGGCATCGGTGAGTTCCTCGAGACACCGGTCCGGAAGCTGTCGTTGGGGCAGCGGATGCGGGCTGATCTGGCCGCTTCGCTCTTGCACGACCCGCCCGTCCTGCTGCTGGACGAGCCGACCATCGGGCTGGACGTGGTGGCCAAGAAGCGGATCCGGGAATTCTTGCGGGAGACGCGGGAGAGGGACAAACGGACCATTTTGCTCACCACGCATGACATGGATGACATCGAGGCTCTGTGCGAGCGGGTGATCGTCATTCATCACGGAACGATTCTCCTGGACGGAAAGATGGAAGAACTGCGGGCCATGATCGGACTTCCCAGTGCGGTCCGGGCCGATTTCCGGATGCCTCCCTCCGTCAAGTCCCTGGCATCGGCCGAAAAAGTGGAAGTGACCGACCATCGGGTCACCGTCTGGTATGACCGGGCCAAAATCCCGGCTCCCCGCATTCTGAAAGCGGTGGGGCAGTGGGGGGAAATCGTGGACATTCGCATGGAGGAACCGGACATCGAGGAAATCATCCGGAGGATTTATCAGCAAGAAGCGGGCTCAATCCGATGA
- a CDS encoding ABC transporter permease, protein MGLWFYLLKASLRARMQYKTDFLVSSLATAMIMAVDYLLLAVILLRFRDVRGWTIEEVGVLYAVSTISLSLFRLIASELHHFDKYMVEGEFDQLLIRPVSPLVLLLSRHPDLNRLGGIAQGVLILAFSLTRLPAETAWNVLLYLPIAVMSGLLIGMALSLVTATVGFWAKRIKEFQPFTIYAPFTAANFPLSVYPGWLKALFFSLIPIAFMNYWPMVCLLGKGGTWLAPVLSPVFAAAAFGLALKCWNVGIRHYHSTGS, encoded by the coding sequence ATGGGCCTTTGGTTCTATCTGCTCAAGGCCAGCTTGCGGGCGCGCATGCAGTACAAGACCGATTTTCTGGTTTCCTCCTTGGCGACGGCGATGATCATGGCCGTGGATTATCTGCTTTTGGCGGTGATCCTGCTTCGCTTCCGGGACGTCCGGGGCTGGACGATCGAGGAAGTGGGGGTGCTGTACGCCGTTTCCACGATCTCGTTGTCGTTGTTTCGCCTGATTGCATCCGAATTGCACCACTTTGACAAATACATGGTGGAAGGGGAGTTTGATCAACTGCTCATCCGCCCGGTTTCCCCGTTGGTCCTGCTGTTGTCCCGTCATCCGGATCTCAACCGGTTGGGCGGAATCGCCCAAGGGGTTCTGATCCTGGCCTTTTCCTTGACCCGTCTGCCGGCGGAGACGGCGTGGAACGTGCTCCTGTATTTGCCGATCGCCGTGATGTCGGGCTTACTCATCGGGATGGCGCTCTCGCTGGTGACGGCCACCGTCGGGTTTTGGGCGAAACGGATCAAAGAATTTCAGCCGTTCACCATCTATGCGCCGTTCACTGCCGCCAATTTTCCTCTGTCCGTCTACCCGGGTTGGCTCAAGGCTCTCTTTTTCTCCCTGATTCCCATTGCATTCATGAACTACTGGCCGATGGTCTGTTTGCTCGGCAAGGGCGGCACCTGGCTGGCCCCCGTCCTGTCTCCCGTTTTTGCGGCGGCTGCGTTCGGATTGGCCTTGAAGTGTTGGAATGTCGGCATCCGTCATTATCACAGTACCGGAAGCTGA
- a CDS encoding ABC transporter permease, producing the protein MVYWELAKKGFAIHLQYRLSHIINNLGSAIFGFVYMGIWVGVLAGKEHVSPYRVEEMLHYMAFMQSLLWVATFTTPGLEIDRAVRTGAISLEMARPVSFYGMKLSQEAGRLAYNLLHRSLPLALVFALTTGIHVPGSATEAVWAAVSVLLAAWINSNMNYLIGITACWTVEIRWAHLTYHTLLFGLGGQLVPIDLFPEVLASVILYLPFASILYIPAQVWLGKGSPDMMWLQVAWCVVLALLNLRVTRRARMKLEIQGG; encoded by the coding sequence ATGGTTTACTGGGAGCTGGCGAAAAAAGGGTTTGCGATCCACCTGCAATACCGTCTCTCCCACATCATCAACAATTTGGGCAGCGCCATCTTCGGGTTCGTGTACATGGGAATCTGGGTGGGGGTGCTGGCGGGCAAGGAACACGTCAGCCCGTACCGGGTGGAGGAGATGCTGCACTACATGGCGTTCATGCAAAGCCTGTTGTGGGTGGCCACATTCACCACTCCGGGACTGGAGATCGACCGTGCGGTGCGGACCGGAGCGATCAGCCTGGAGATGGCGCGCCCCGTTTCGTTTTACGGGATGAAGCTGAGTCAGGAAGCGGGGCGGCTTGCCTACAATCTGCTGCACCGATCGCTTCCGCTGGCGCTGGTGTTCGCCCTGACCACGGGGATTCATGTGCCGGGCTCGGCGACGGAGGCCGTATGGGCCGCAGTCTCGGTTCTTCTTGCGGCCTGGATCAACAGCAACATGAATTATTTGATCGGCATCACCGCTTGCTGGACGGTGGAAATCCGGTGGGCACACCTGACCTACCACACGCTTCTGTTCGGACTGGGCGGGCAACTGGTGCCGATCGATCTGTTTCCGGAAGTTCTGGCGTCGGTCATTCTGTATTTGCCGTTTGCAAGCATTTTGTACATCCCCGCCCAAGTGTGGCTGGGAAAAGGGAGTCCGGACATGATGTGGCTTCAGGTCGCCTGGTGCGTGGTGCTCGCCCTGCTCAATCTGCGGGTCACCCGGCGGGCCAGGATGAAGCTGGAGATTCAGGGAGGGTGA
- a CDS encoding alpha/beta-type small acid-soluble spore protein, which translates to MAGRNRLLVPQAKRALESMKEEIAREMGVELGADTSARANGSVGGEMVKRLVSMAERQLES; encoded by the coding sequence ATGGCCGGGAGAAACCGCCTGCTTGTCCCTCAGGCGAAACGGGCACTCGAATCCATGAAGGAAGAAATCGCCCGGGAAATGGGGGTCGAACTCGGTGCGGATACGTCCGCCCGGGCCAACGGCTCCGTGGGTGGAGAGATGGTGAAACGTCTTGTCTCCATGGCTGAGCGCCAGCTCGAGTCATGA
- a CDS encoding RidA family protein encodes MRVTRKNPECVAGPIGAYTHLTVVPKNADLLVLSGQVGNDPEGNMPEDVEAQFRNALRNILAILDSEGVSADGIIKINIWLTEKIDWSRFKEIWSEFHGGTPPAMTLAFVESLALPQLKAEVEAWAARW; translated from the coding sequence GTGAGAGTGACGCGAAAAAACCCGGAATGCGTGGCGGGGCCGATCGGCGCGTACACCCACTTGACCGTGGTGCCGAAAAACGCCGATCTCCTGGTGCTGTCCGGACAGGTGGGCAACGATCCCGAAGGAAACATGCCGGAAGACGTGGAGGCACAATTCCGGAATGCCCTGAGGAACATTCTCGCCATTTTGGACAGCGAAGGAGTCTCCGCGGACGGGATCATCAAGATCAACATCTGGTTGACGGAAAAGATCGACTGGAGCCGTTTCAAAGAGATCTGGAGCGAATTTCACGGAGGGACTCCGCCGGCCATGACGCTCGCCTTTGTGGAATCGCTGGCGCTTCCGCAGTTGAAAGCGGAAGTGGAAGCCTGGGCGGCAAGGTGGTGA
- a CDS encoding ABC transporter ATP-binding protein, whose amino-acid sequence MEKKPEVAGGWKPLFRLVRQARPSKWMLATALGLSLVNTLAGLVVPLLTKNLVNHFSLSSLDPWKIGALVVAFVVQSAAGGLSIYLLNRVGQELVARLRERLWDKLLRLPVSWYDEHPTGDTVSRMTNDTGVIKSLISDHLTNFVNGLISIVGSIIILLILDWRMTTVMLTAVPVTLLIMMPLGRRMHRIAKSVQDETARFSGELAQVLSEIRLVKSSNAERVEYQSGLFRIDNLLKFGIREGKVLAWIGPSMGLVMTLLLVVVLGYGGMRVSSGALTAGDLVAFIMYLFQIVMPVGQMVGFFTQLQKTVGATERIVKMLGNEEEDRETGKEVANADLPITVENLTFGYRPDEPVLKDVSFTVGAGEVTAIVGPSGSGKTTFFALMERFYEPQEGCIRLGDDSIADFSLSSWRKQIGYVSQESPLISGTVRENICYGLDREVSEEEYKWAAKMAYAEEFIEALPEKYETQVGERGLKLSGGQRQRIAIARALLRNPRILMLDEATSSLDSKSEIEVQKALNNLMKGRTTLVIAHRLSTVVDADKIVFLDKGCVTGVGTHDELYRTHPMYREFADQQLRIQSVG is encoded by the coding sequence ATGGAGAAGAAACCAGAGGTGGCGGGAGGGTGGAAACCGCTGTTCCGGTTGGTTCGGCAGGCCCGTCCGTCCAAATGGATGTTGGCCACGGCTCTCGGCCTGAGCTTGGTCAACACCCTGGCGGGACTTGTGGTTCCGCTGCTGACGAAAAACCTGGTGAACCATTTTTCGCTCTCTTCGCTGGATCCGTGGAAAATCGGCGCGCTGGTGGTGGCGTTTGTCGTCCAATCGGCCGCGGGGGGATTGTCGATTTACCTCTTGAACCGGGTCGGTCAGGAGCTGGTCGCCCGCTTGCGGGAACGCTTGTGGGACAAATTGCTTCGCCTCCCCGTTTCCTGGTATGACGAACATCCCACGGGAGACACGGTCAGCCGCATGACCAATGACACGGGCGTGATCAAATCTCTCATCTCCGATCATCTGACCAACTTCGTCAACGGTCTGATTTCCATTGTTGGATCGATCATCATTCTCCTCATCCTCGATTGGCGGATGACCACGGTGATGTTGACCGCCGTGCCGGTCACGCTCCTGATCATGATGCCGCTCGGCCGGAGAATGCACCGGATTGCCAAGTCGGTTCAGGATGAAACCGCCCGCTTTTCCGGCGAACTGGCCCAAGTGCTTTCGGAAATCCGCCTGGTCAAATCATCCAACGCGGAACGGGTGGAATACCAAAGCGGCTTGTTCCGCATCGACAACCTGCTGAAGTTCGGAATTCGTGAAGGCAAAGTGTTGGCGTGGATCGGCCCCTCGATGGGGTTGGTGATGACCCTGCTGCTGGTCGTGGTGCTCGGATACGGCGGCATGCGCGTGTCTTCCGGCGCCTTGACGGCCGGCGATCTGGTCGCGTTCATCATGTATCTGTTCCAGATTGTGATGCCGGTCGGACAAATGGTCGGTTTCTTCACGCAGCTGCAGAAGACCGTCGGTGCCACGGAACGGATTGTCAAAATGCTCGGCAACGAGGAAGAAGACAGGGAAACCGGCAAGGAGGTCGCAAATGCCGACCTGCCCATCACGGTGGAGAATCTCACCTTCGGCTACCGGCCGGATGAACCGGTGTTGAAAGACGTGAGTTTCACCGTCGGAGCCGGAGAGGTGACCGCCATTGTCGGCCCCAGCGGCAGCGGCAAAACCACCTTCTTTGCGCTGATGGAACGCTTCTATGAGCCGCAGGAAGGATGCATCCGTCTGGGGGATGATTCGATCGCCGATTTCTCACTGTCCTCCTGGCGGAAGCAGATCGGATACGTTTCGCAGGAAAGCCCCCTGATCTCGGGAACCGTCCGTGAAAACATCTGCTACGGACTGGACCGGGAGGTCAGCGAAGAAGAATACAAATGGGCCGCCAAGATGGCGTATGCGGAGGAATTCATCGAAGCGTTGCCGGAGAAATACGAGACGCAGGTGGGAGAGAGGGGCTTGAAGCTGTCCGGCGGCCAACGGCAGCGGATCGCCATCGCGCGCGCGCTGCTCAGGAATCCGAGAATCCTGATGTTGGACGAGGCCACGTCCAGCCTGGACAGCAAATCGGAGATTGAAGTGCAGAAAGCGCTGAACAACCTGATGAAGGGACGCACCACCCTGGTCATTGCGCACCGTCTGTCCACCGTGGTGGATGCGGACAAGATCGTCTTTCTGGACAAAGGATGCGTCACCGGTGTCGGAACCCATGACGAACTGTACCGGACGCATCCGATGTACCGGGAGTTTGCCGATCAGCAGCTGCGGATCCAGTCCGTGGGCTGA
- the uvrA gene encoding excinuclease ABC subunit UvrA: MAQEQIVIRGARVHNLKNIDVTIPRDKFVVVTGLSGSGKSSLAFDTIYAEGQRRYVESLSAYARQFLGQMDKPDVDVIEGLSPAISIDQKTTSRNPRSTVGTVTEIYDYLRLLYARVGRPHCPVHGTPISSQTIQQMVDRIMELPERTRIQVMAPLVKGRKGEHVKLLKDIARQGYVRVRIDGEPMELSEDIKLEKNKKHTIEVVVDRLIVREGVETRLTDSLETAVGLSGGEVLIDIVDGEEWLFSQNLACPECGFSLDELSPRMFSFNSPFGACPSCDGLGSRMEIDPRLVIPDESLSLAEGAIEPWASSQSGWYSQLLESLCRHFGIDMNRPFQELPEEHRNIILYGSDESFPFTYSNDLGLTRETMTQFRGVIAHLSRRYRETSSDLVREQLESYMTTRPCPECRGARLKPEVLSVLVGGKNIDYVTRLSIREALEFFESLELTEKEMQIGRQVLKEIRERLGFLVNVGLDYLTLARSAGTLSGGEAQRIRLATQIGSSLIGVLYILDEPSIGLHQRDNNRLIDTLKKMRDLGNTLIVVEHDEDTMLACDWIIDIGPGAGVHGGQVVAAGTPEQVMQDEHSLTGQYLSGRKFIPVPEERRKPNGKWIKVYGAAENNLRGIDVEFPLGVFTCVTGVSGSGKSTLVNEILLKGLARELHRAKTVPGKHDRIEGTEHLDKIINIDQSPIGRTPRSNPATYTGVFDDIRDVFASTPEAKVRGYQKGRFSFNVKGGRCEACRGDGIIKIEMHFLPDVYVPCEECKGKRYNRDTLEIRYKGKTISDVLEMTVEDALEFFENIPRIKRKLQTLHDVGLGYMKLGQPATTLSGGEAQRVKLASELYKRSTGRTLYILDEPTTGLHIDDIARLLKVLQRLVDNGDTVIVIEHNLDVIKTADHIIDLGPEGGSGGGTVIAAGTPEEVAAVKGSYTGRFLAPILERDKKRMQEWMDRLAREVEEVHG, translated from the coding sequence ATGGCACAGGAGCAAATCGTGATCCGCGGCGCGCGGGTGCACAACCTGAAAAACATCGACGTCACCATACCGCGCGACAAATTCGTGGTCGTGACCGGGCTGAGCGGATCGGGAAAATCTTCGCTGGCGTTCGACACCATCTATGCCGAGGGGCAACGGCGTTACGTGGAGTCGCTGTCCGCTTACGCCCGCCAGTTCCTCGGGCAGATGGACAAACCGGACGTCGACGTGATCGAGGGCCTGTCCCCCGCGATCTCGATCGATCAGAAAACGACCAGCCGCAACCCCCGGTCCACAGTGGGTACGGTGACCGAAATCTATGACTACCTGCGCCTGCTGTATGCCCGGGTGGGGAGACCCCACTGCCCGGTGCACGGCACGCCGATTTCTTCGCAAACCATCCAGCAAATGGTGGACCGGATCATGGAACTTCCGGAGCGCACCCGGATTCAGGTGATGGCACCGCTGGTGAAGGGGCGCAAGGGGGAACACGTCAAACTCCTCAAGGACATCGCCCGGCAGGGATACGTCCGGGTGCGGATCGACGGGGAACCGATGGAGCTGTCGGAGGACATCAAGCTGGAAAAGAACAAAAAACATACCATTGAAGTGGTGGTGGACCGGCTGATCGTCCGGGAAGGAGTGGAAACCCGGCTGACCGATTCCCTGGAGACGGCGGTGGGGCTCAGCGGCGGGGAAGTGCTGATCGACATCGTGGACGGCGAAGAGTGGCTGTTCAGCCAAAACCTGGCTTGCCCGGAGTGCGGCTTCAGCCTGGACGAACTGTCGCCCCGCATGTTTTCCTTCAACAGCCCGTTCGGCGCCTGTCCTTCCTGTGACGGATTGGGAAGCCGCATGGAAATCGATCCCCGGCTGGTGATTCCGGACGAATCCCTGTCGCTGGCCGAAGGGGCGATCGAGCCGTGGGCTTCTTCGCAAAGCGGCTGGTATTCGCAGCTTCTTGAATCGCTCTGCCGCCATTTCGGCATCGACATGAACCGCCCGTTCCAGGAGCTTCCCGAGGAACATCGGAACATCATCCTGTACGGGTCCGATGAATCGTTCCCGTTCACGTACTCCAATGACCTCGGCCTCACCCGGGAAACGATGACACAGTTCCGGGGCGTGATCGCCCATCTGAGCCGCCGGTACCGGGAAACGTCGTCGGACCTCGTTCGGGAGCAGCTGGAATCCTACATGACCACCCGGCCGTGTCCGGAATGCCGCGGTGCGCGCCTGAAGCCGGAAGTGCTCAGCGTGCTGGTCGGCGGCAAGAACATCGATTACGTGACCCGGCTGTCCATCCGGGAAGCCCTTGAATTCTTCGAATCGCTCGAGCTGACGGAAAAGGAAATGCAGATCGGCCGTCAGGTGCTCAAAGAGATCCGCGAACGGCTCGGGTTTCTGGTCAACGTGGGATTGGACTATCTCACCCTGGCCCGCTCGGCCGGTACGCTGTCCGGCGGGGAAGCCCAGCGGATCCGTCTGGCCACCCAGATCGGCTCCAGCCTGATCGGGGTGCTGTACATCCTGGACGAGCCCAGCATCGGTCTGCATCAGCGGGACAACAACCGACTGATCGACACGCTGAAGAAAATGCGCGACCTGGGCAACACGCTGATCGTCGTGGAGCATGACGAGGATACGATGTTGGCGTGCGACTGGATCATCGACATCGGACCGGGAGCGGGCGTTCACGGCGGCCAAGTGGTGGCGGCCGGCACACCGGAGCAGGTGATGCAGGATGAGCACTCCCTGACCGGTCAATACCTCAGCGGACGCAAATTCATCCCCGTTCCGGAAGAACGGCGCAAACCGAACGGCAAATGGATCAAGGTGTACGGCGCGGCGGAAAACAACCTGCGCGGCATCGACGTGGAGTTTCCGCTCGGCGTGTTCACCTGCGTCACCGGGGTGTCCGGTTCCGGAAAGAGCACGCTGGTGAACGAGATTTTGCTCAAAGGGCTGGCCCGTGAACTGCATCGCGCCAAAACGGTTCCGGGCAAACACGATCGCATCGAGGGCACGGAACATCTCGACAAGATCATCAACATCGACCAATCCCCGATCGGCCGCACGCCCCGCAGCAATCCGGCCACGTACACCGGCGTGTTCGACGACATCCGCGATGTGTTCGCCTCCACGCCGGAAGCGAAGGTTCGCGGATACCAGAAAGGGCGCTTCAGCTTCAATGTCAAGGGCGGACGTTGCGAAGCCTGCCGCGGGGACGGAATCATCAAGATCGAGATGCATTTCCTGCCGGATGTGTACGTGCCTTGCGAAGAGTGCAAGGGGAAACGCTACAACCGGGACACGCTGGAGATCCGCTACAAGGGGAAAACCATCTCCGACGTGCTGGAGATGACCGTCGAAGATGCCCTCGAATTCTTCGAAAACATTCCCCGGATCAAACGCAAACTGCAAACGTTGCATGATGTGGGGCTCGGTTACATGAAACTGGGGCAACCGGCCACCACGCTCTCCGGCGGGGAAGCCCAGCGGGTGAAACTTGCCTCGGAGCTGTACAAGCGAAGCACCGGCCGCACCCTGTACATTCTGGATGAACCGACGACGGGTCTGCACATCGACGACATCGCCCGTCTGCTGAAAGTGCTGCAGCGGCTGGTGGACAACGGCGACACGGTGATTGTCATCGAGCACAATCTGGACGTGATCAAGACCGCGGATCATATCATCGATCTGGGACCGGAAGGCGGAAGCGGAGGCGGAACGGTGATCGCGGCCGGCACACCGGAAGAAGTGGCCGCCGTCAAGGGCTCTTATACCGGCCGGTTCCTCGCCCCCATCCTGGAGCGGGACAAGAAGCGCATGCAAGAGTGGATGGACCGGCTCGCCCGGGAAGTGGAAGAAGTTCATGGATAA
- the uvrB gene encoding excinuclease ABC subunit UvrB: protein MDRKFQLESPFQPMGDQPAAIERLVRGIQEGRKFQTLLGATGTGKTFTIAQTIARVNKPTLVIAHNKTLAAQLCGELKEFFPHNAVEYFVSYYDYYQPEAYIPQTDTYIEKDASINDEIDKLRHSATSALFERRDVIIVASVSCIYGLGSPDEYRQHVLSLRVGMERDRNEMLRRLVDMQYDRNDINFIRGTFRVRGDVVEIFPVSRSEQAVRVEFFGDEIERIREIDVVTGEILGDREHVAIFPASHYVTGQEVMQRALRDIEAELQERLEELRSQGKLLEAQRLEQRTRYDMEMMREVGFCSGIENYSRHLVGKKPGEPPFTLLDYFPDDFLIIVDESHVTLPQLHAMYNGDQARKNVLVEHGFRLPSAKDNRPLKFEEFESKIHQIIFVSATPGPYELEKAPDVVEQIIRPTGLIDPKITVHPTRGQIDHLIGEIHKRTARDERVLVTTLTKKMAEDLTDYLKEAGIRVRYLHSDIKTIERMQIIRDLRLGEFDVLIGINLLREGLDLPEVSLVAILDADKEGFLRSERSLIQTIGRAARNANGEVIMYADTVTDSMRRAIDETERRRRIQTEYNEKHGIIPQTIRKKVHDVIEAVKAAEPSGEYRTAKEKKMTRKERQRLIERLEKEMKQAAKELQFERAAELRDLIIELKAEGA from the coding sequence ATGGATCGGAAGTTCCAGCTGGAATCCCCGTTCCAACCGATGGGAGATCAGCCGGCGGCGATCGAACGGCTGGTCCGCGGCATTCAGGAGGGCCGGAAATTCCAGACCCTGCTCGGTGCCACCGGAACGGGCAAAACGTTTACCATTGCGCAGACCATCGCCAGGGTGAACAAACCCACGTTGGTGATCGCTCACAACAAGACGTTGGCCGCCCAGCTGTGCGGCGAGCTCAAAGAGTTTTTCCCGCACAACGCGGTCGAGTATTTTGTCAGCTATTACGACTACTACCAGCCGGAAGCCTATATCCCGCAGACGGACACCTACATCGAAAAAGACGCCTCCATCAACGATGAAATCGACAAGCTCCGTCACTCCGCCACCAGCGCGTTGTTCGAGCGGAGAGACGTGATCATCGTCGCCAGCGTTTCCTGCATCTACGGATTGGGATCGCCGGATGAGTACCGGCAGCATGTATTGTCGCTTCGCGTCGGCATGGAAAGGGACCGGAACGAAATGTTGCGCCGGTTGGTGGACATGCAGTATGACCGGAATGACATCAACTTCATCCGGGGCACGTTCCGCGTCAGGGGGGACGTGGTGGAGATCTTCCCCGTCTCCCGCAGCGAACAGGCGGTGCGGGTGGAATTTTTCGGCGACGAAATCGAGCGGATCCGGGAGATCGACGTGGTCACCGGGGAAATCCTCGGAGACCGCGAGCACGTGGCCATCTTTCCCGCTTCCCACTACGTGACCGGTCAGGAAGTGATGCAGCGGGCGCTGCGTGACATCGAAGCCGAACTTCAGGAGAGGCTGGAGGAGTTGAGAAGCCAGGGCAAATTGCTGGAAGCGCAGCGCCTGGAACAACGGACCCGGTACGACATGGAAATGATGCGGGAAGTGGGGTTCTGCTCGGGCATCGAAAACTATTCCCGCCATCTGGTCGGCAAGAAGCCCGGCGAGCCCCCGTTCACGCTTCTCGACTATTTTCCGGACGACTTTCTCATCATCGTGGACGAGTCCCACGTGACGTTGCCGCAGCTTCACGCGATGTACAACGGCGACCAGGCGCGCAAAAACGTGCTGGTGGAGCACGGGTTCCGTCTGCCTTCCGCCAAGGACAACCGTCCGCTGAAGTTTGAGGAATTTGAAAGCAAGATCCATCAGATCATCTTCGTTTCCGCCACCCCCGGTCCGTATGAACTGGAAAAAGCGCCGGATGTGGTGGAGCAGATCATCCGGCCGACCGGACTGATCGACCCGAAGATCACCGTTCATCCCACGCGAGGCCAGATCGACCACCTGATCGGCGAGATTCACAAGCGGACGGCCCGGGATGAACGGGTGTTGGTGACCACGCTGACCAAGAAAATGGCGGAAGATCTGACCGATTATCTCAAGGAAGCGGGCATTCGCGTCCGGTATCTGCATTCCGACATCAAGACGATCGAACGGATGCAGATCATCCGCGATCTGCGACTGGGCGAATTCGACGTGTTGATCGGGATCAACCTGCTCCGGGAGGGGCTGGACCTGCCCGAGGTGTCGCTGGTGGCCATTCTGGATGCCGACAAGGAAGGGTTCCTGCGCTCCGAGCGTTCGTTGATCCAGACGATCGGCCGGGCCGCGCGCAACGCCAACGGGGAAGTGATCATGTATGCCGACACCGTCACCGATTCCATGCGCAGGGCCATCGACGAGACGGAGCGCCGGCGTCGCATCCAGACCGAATACAACGAGAAGCACGGCATCATTCCGCAGACGATCCGCAAAAAAGTGCATGATGTCATTGAAGCGGTCAAGGCCGCGGAGCCGTCCGGCGAGTACCGGACCGCCAAGGAGAAGAAAATGACCCGCAAAGAGCGGCAGCGCCTGATCGAACGGCTGGAGAAAGAGATGAAACAGGCCGCGAAGGAACTCCAATTCGAACGCGCGGCCGAGCTGAGGGATCTCATCATCGAATTGAAAGCGGAGGGAGCCTGA